A DNA window from Methylocystis heyeri contains the following coding sequences:
- a CDS encoding DUF2780 domain-containing protein, giving the protein MEDLIKRICDAVGLDENTAKISIGHVLGFIQKEFPEGPVAELLAKVPGAQEAIDAAAAAPGGGGLDSLLGGLGGLMGGAKGDIMALAGKLSGLGLDMSQMQKLASEIFAHADQVIGKENVDKIVAAIPALGQFR; this is encoded by the coding sequence ATGGAAGATTTGATCAAACGCATCTGCGACGCCGTCGGCCTCGATGAGAACACGGCAAAAATCTCGATCGGCCATGTGCTTGGTTTCATCCAGAAGGAGTTTCCGGAAGGCCCGGTGGCGGAATTGCTCGCCAAGGTTCCGGGCGCTCAGGAGGCGATCGACGCCGCGGCTGCGGCTCCCGGAGGCGGCGGACTCGATTCGCTGCTCGGTGGCCTCGGCGGCCTGATGGGCGGGGCCAAGGGCGACATCATGGCGCTCGCCGGCAAATTGTCGGGCCTCGGCCTCGACATGAGCCAGATGCAGAAGCTCGCCTCGGAGATTTTCGCCCACGCCGATCAGGTCATCGGCAAGGAAAATGTGGACAAGATCGTCGCCGCGATTCCTGCGCTGGGTCAGTTTCGGTGA
- a CDS encoding invasion associated locus B family protein, with translation MTRETSFKPARCGLFSSVVVAALGAALCLGGAPALAKSKPAAKDAGAASESPADAPADSHGKADSHGKKGAGKKNGHDAAAKPELLGSFGDWNAFSVQGKTCYALGSPKERQPKAKLKDSQAYVFISTRPGEGVKNEVAVNLGYPTKDNGSAVADVDGDTFDLVTKGNNAWVKNTAKEKEFVETLKSGSKLVVKASSAKGSATTDTYSLKGLSEALTRVQQECK, from the coding sequence ATGACGCGCGAAACCTCGTTTAAGCCGGCGCGCTGCGGCCTTTTCAGCAGCGTCGTCGTCGCAGCCCTCGGCGCAGCCTTGTGTTTGGGCGGCGCTCCTGCCTTGGCCAAGAGCAAGCCCGCGGCGAAGGACGCCGGCGCCGCGAGCGAAAGCCCTGCCGATGCGCCCGCAGATTCCCACGGCAAAGCCGATTCCCACGGTAAAAAGGGCGCCGGCAAGAAAAACGGCCATGACGCCGCCGCAAAGCCCGAGCTTCTCGGGAGCTTCGGCGACTGGAACGCTTTTTCGGTGCAGGGAAAGACCTGCTACGCGCTCGGCTCGCCCAAGGAGCGCCAGCCCAAGGCGAAGCTCAAGGACTCCCAGGCCTATGTCTTCATTTCCACCCGCCCCGGCGAGGGCGTGAAAAACGAAGTCGCGGTCAATCTCGGCTACCCCACCAAGGACAATGGCAGCGCCGTCGCCGACGTGGACGGCGACACTTTCGATCTCGTGACCAAAGGCAACAACGCCTGGGTGAAAAACACCGCCAAGGAAAAAGAATTCGTCGAGACGCTGAAGAGCGGGTCCAAGCTGGTCGTGAAGGCGTCTTCCGCCAAAGGCTCGGCGACGACCGACACCTATTCGCTCAAGGGGCTCTCGGAGGCTTTGACGCGCGTTCAGCAGGAATGCAAATAG
- the ubiG gene encoding bifunctional 2-polyprenyl-6-hydroxyphenol methylase/3-demethylubiquinol 3-O-methyltransferase UbiG, whose protein sequence is MPHNARPTSPSVNRDDVERFNRLGDLWWDAGGKMGILHKINPVRVDYIRDLAVRHLHRDRYAEPPLEGVTVADIGCGGGILSESLAGLGARVTGVDPAPNNIEVARRHAEKSGLSIDYRNTTAEALAATGAQFDIVAALEVIEHVEGQRAFVAMLSGLVKPGGLLFLATIDRTMKSYALAIVGAEYVLGWVPRGTHDHDKFVRPDELSGWVRRAGMREIDRAGMSFQPLSRSWARSRDTDVNYLMAAKKDL, encoded by the coding sequence GTGCCCCATAACGCCCGTCCCACGTCCCCCAGCGTCAATCGCGACGACGTCGAACGCTTCAACCGGCTCGGAGACCTGTGGTGGGACGCGGGCGGCAAGATGGGGATTCTGCATAAGATCAACCCGGTGCGGGTCGACTACATTCGTGACCTCGCCGTGCGCCATCTTCATCGCGACCGCTACGCCGAACCCCCTCTGGAGGGGGTGACCGTCGCGGACATCGGCTGCGGCGGCGGAATTTTATCCGAGTCGCTCGCCGGGCTGGGCGCAAGGGTGACGGGCGTGGATCCGGCTCCCAACAATATCGAGGTCGCGCGCAGGCACGCCGAGAAATCGGGACTGAGCATCGATTACCGGAACACGACGGCCGAAGCTCTCGCCGCAACCGGAGCGCAATTCGACATCGTCGCGGCGCTGGAGGTGATCGAGCATGTCGAGGGCCAGAGGGCTTTTGTCGCGATGCTTTCCGGGCTGGTGAAGCCCGGCGGGCTGCTTTTTCTGGCGACGATCGATCGCACCATGAAGAGCTACGCGCTCGCGATCGTCGGGGCCGAATATGTCCTCGGCTGGGTGCCCAGAGGCACGCATGATCACGATAAATTCGTCCGGCCGGATGAGCTGTCGGGCTGGGTGCGGCGCGCCGGCATGCGCGAGATCGACCGCGCCGGGATGAGTTTCCAGCCCCTGTCGCGCTCCTGGGCCAGGAGCCGCGACACCGATGTCAACTATCTGATGGCGGCCAAGAAGGATCTTTAA
- a CDS encoding adenosylcobinamide amidohydrolase → MRQPIGLPFRLDLAPPLLVVRFDEPVDTVGWSILAPGFGSTREIVWLEVHDRDLPIDIDPVVFLRERLAAEALGGAAAFMTSRDIRRHHIAQSVIGGAGATCVATVGLSNAERVGRRRRSQAHAFGTINTLIHSSRPLSKGAFIEAVSIATQARTAAVMESCDRRDTAPATGTGTDCIIVAAPKGDRPESCVGLHTDLGEAIGAAVYDATSAGATEWRAESILPEGTE, encoded by the coding sequence GTGCGCCAGCCCATAGGACTGCCATTCAGGCTCGACCTCGCGCCGCCTCTTCTCGTCGTCCGGTTCGACGAACCCGTCGATACGGTGGGATGGTCGATCCTCGCGCCCGGCTTCGGGTCCACGCGAGAAATCGTTTGGCTCGAAGTCCACGACAGGGATTTGCCCATCGACATAGACCCGGTCGTCTTTCTGAGAGAGAGGCTCGCGGCGGAGGCGCTGGGCGGGGCCGCCGCATTCATGACTTCGCGAGATATCCGGCGTCATCATATCGCGCAGTCCGTCATCGGCGGGGCCGGCGCCACCTGCGTCGCCACTGTCGGCCTTTCAAACGCAGAGAGGGTGGGAAGGCGCCGCAGGAGCCAGGCTCACGCCTTCGGGACGATCAATACGCTGATTCACAGCTCTCGCCCGCTCTCCAAAGGCGCCTTCATCGAAGCCGTGTCCATTGCGACCCAGGCGCGAACCGCGGCGGTGATGGAGAGTTGCGACCGGCGCGATACGGCTCCGGCGACGGGCACGGGAACCGATTGCATCATTGTCGCTGCGCCGAAAGGCGACAGGCCGGAAAGCTGCGTCGGCCTCCACACCGATCTCGGCGAAGCGATCGGGGCCGCCGTCTATGATGCGACATCCGCCGGTGCGACGGAATGGCGCGCCGAATCGATCCTGCCCGAGGGAACGGAATGA
- a CDS encoding aspartate kinase: MSRLVMKFGGTSVATVERIHNVARHVKREVEAGHQVAVVVSAMSGKTNELVAWCKEAAPLHDMREYDAVVASGEQVTAGLLAIALQKIGISARSWQGWQIPVLTDDAHGAARIQDIEAKGILGGFTRGEVAVVAGFQGIHAPTGRITTLGRGGSDTSAVALAAAIGADRCDIYTDVDGVYTTDPRVVPKARRMEKVAFEEMLEMASLGAKVLQVRSVEVALVHDVPTYVRSSFDDPENPRSGTLICKEEDILEAQVVTGIAFSRDEAQITLRRVADKPGVAAAVFMPLAEAGINVDMIVQTVSEDNMTDMTFTVGAADYDRARALLEQGKNGVGFASISGARDVAKVSAIGVGMRSHAGVAAQGFRALADKGINIRAITTSEIKFSVLIDAAYTELAVRTLHTLYGLDAG, translated from the coding sequence ATGTCCCGTCTGGTGATGAAATTCGGCGGCACCTCGGTCGCCACGGTCGAGCGGATTCATAATGTCGCACGCCACGTCAAACGCGAGGTGGAGGCGGGTCATCAGGTCGCGGTGGTGGTGTCCGCCATGTCCGGCAAGACCAACGAGCTCGTGGCCTGGTGCAAGGAGGCGGCGCCGCTCCACGACATGCGCGAATACGACGCCGTCGTGGCCTCGGGCGAGCAGGTGACCGCCGGTCTTCTCGCCATAGCGCTGCAGAAAATCGGCATTTCGGCGCGCTCCTGGCAGGGATGGCAGATCCCCGTCCTCACCGACGACGCCCATGGCGCGGCGCGAATCCAGGATATCGAAGCGAAAGGGATTCTCGGCGGCTTCACCCGCGGCGAGGTCGCGGTGGTCGCGGGCTTCCAGGGAATACATGCGCCCACCGGCCGGATCACCACTCTGGGACGCGGCGGCTCGGACACGAGCGCGGTGGCCCTGGCTGCGGCCATCGGGGCGGACCGCTGCGACATCTACACCGACGTCGACGGCGTCTACACCACCGATCCGCGCGTAGTGCCCAAGGCCCGGCGCATGGAAAAAGTGGCCTTCGAGGAAATGCTGGAGATGGCGTCGCTGGGCGCCAAGGTTCTGCAGGTGCGGTCGGTCGAGGTGGCGCTGGTGCACGACGTGCCGACCTATGTGCGCTCCTCCTTCGACGACCCGGAAAATCCCCGCAGCGGCACGCTTATCTGCAAAGAGGAGGATATTTTGGAAGCCCAGGTCGTCACAGGCATCGCCTTCTCTCGCGACGAAGCGCAGATCACCTTGCGGCGCGTGGCCGACAAGCCCGGCGTCGCGGCCGCGGTCTTCATGCCGCTGGCGGAGGCCGGCATCAATGTGGACATGATCGTCCAGACCGTCTCCGAAGACAACATGACCGACATGACCTTCACGGTCGGCGCGGCGGATTACGACCGCGCCCGGGCATTGCTGGAGCAGGGCAAAAACGGCGTCGGCTTCGCCTCGATATCGGGCGCGAGAGACGTCGCCAAGGTCTCGGCGATCGGGGTCGGCATGCGCAGCCACGCCGGCGTCGCGGCGCAGGGTTTTCGCGCCCTCGCCGACAAGGGAATCAACATCCGGGCCATCACCACCTCGGAAATCAAATTCTCGGTTCTGATCGACGCGGCCTACACCGAACTCGCCGTCCGGACGCTGCACACGCTCTATGGGCTCGACGCCGGCTGA